The DNA segment CGCTGGCCCTGGTCCTCATGCTCGGCGCGGTGGCGGCGCCGCAGGAGGTCCGGGAGCTCAACCCCCTGCTCGACAGCCGCTGGTTCCCGGTGCATGTGACCCTGGCCTTCTCCGGGTACGCCGTCTTCGCCCTGTCCTTTGCCGCCGGGGTGATGTACCTGATCCAGGAGCGCATGCTCAAGAGCAAGAAATTCTCGGCCCTCTACTACCGGCTGCCGTCCCTGAGCACCCTCGACAGCATCAATTACAAGTGCCTGACCTTCGGGTTCCCCCTGATGACCATGGGGATCATTACCGGAGCGATGTGGGCCAACTCGGCATGGGGCGGCTACTGGCGCTGGGATCCGAAGGAGACCTGGGCGCTGGTCGTCTGGTTCCTCTACGCCGCCCTGCTCCACGGCCGGATGTCCATCGGCTGGCGCGGCCGCCGGGCCGCCATCTTCGCAATCATCGGCTTTCTCTGCCTGCTCTTCTCCTTCCTCGGGGTGAACTGGCTCCTTTCCGGGGAACACAGTTTCCGTGCCCTGGGGGGCAGTTAGCTGCGGCTCGTCTACGGATTGAACGCATGAATATCATCGTCGTGGGGCTCAGTCACAAGACCGCCCCCGTGGAAATACGCGAACGGGTGGCCTTTCCGCCTACCGCCATGGAAAAGCCCCTGCGCGAGCTGGCGGCCCTGCCTGCCATCAGCGAGGCGGTGATCGTCTCGACCTGCAACCGGGTGGAGCTGTACGCCACCAGCCGGGACGCCGAGACGGGAGTGGTCCAGCTCAAGCGCTTTCTCGCCGAGCACCACTACATCCCCCTGGACGAGTTGGATGCACACCTCTACGAGGTCCGGGGGGAGGAGGCCATCCACCACGTGTTCCGGGTGGCCGCCAGCCTCGATTCCATGGTCATCGGAGAGCCCCAGATCCTGGGCCAGATCAAGACCGCCTACGGCTATGCCACCGAGTTCAAGACCGCCGGCCTGATCCTCAACCGCTTCCTGCACAAAGCCTTCTCCGTCGCCAAGCGGGTGCGCACCGAGACCAAGATCGCCAGCAACGCCGTCTCGGTCTCCTTCGCCGCGGTAGAGCTGTCCCGCAAAATCTTCGACACCATCGACGACAAGACGGTCATGCTTATCGGCGCCGGAGAGATGTGCGAACTGGCGGCCCGCCACTTCGTCAACAACGGAGTGTCCAAGGTCCTGGTCACCAACCGCACCTTTGAGCGGGCCGAAAAGCTGGCCGAAGAGTTCCAGGGCCGGGCCATCGCCTTCGACGACTTCCCCGACCACCTCCACCAGGTCGACATCGTCCTCACCTCCACCGGAGCGCCCAACTTCATCCTCGGGCACAAGAAGGTGGAAGAGGTCATCCGCCAGCGCAAGAACAAGCCGATGTTCTTCATCGACATCGCCGTCCCCCGGGATATCGACCCCAAGGTCAACAAAGTCCCCAACGTCTACCTCTACGACGTCGACGACCTGCAGGGGGTCGTCCAGGCCAACCTCAAGGAGCGCCACAAGGAGGCCAAGAAAGCCGAGGGGATCGTCGACCAGGAGATCGGCCAGTTCCACAAATGGCTGGCGAGCCTCGAGCTGAAGCCGACCATCGTCTCCCTGCGCCGCAAGATCGAAGAGATCCGCCGGGGCGAACTTGAAAAGACCTTCGCCAACCTCAAGGATCTGGACAAGAAGGAGAAAAAGGCGATCGAGGCGCTGACCTCGGCCATTATCAACAAAGTGCTGCACCGCCCCACGACCGTCCTCAAGCAGACCCAGAACGACGCCTCGGGGGACAGCTATGTCGATGCGGTGCGGGTGCTGTTCGACCTCGAACCCCCGCAGCCGGACGGGGAGGAGAAACCCCTCCCGGACCCTTCCGAAAAGCCTTAAAAGGAGCCGAATATCATTATGTCGAAGACAACCCTGCGCATAGGAACCCGCGCCAGCCAACTGGCCCTCTGGCAGGCCAACTGGGTCAAGTCCGAACTGGAAAATCGCCACCCCGGCCTGGAGGTGACCCTCACCAAGATCAAGACCCAGGGCGACAAGATCCTCGACGTGCCCCTGGCGATGGTCGGCGGCAAGGGCCTGTTCGTCAAGGAGATCGAGGAGGCGATGCTGCGCGACGAGATCGACATCGCCGTGCACTCCATGAAGGACGTCCCGACGGTCTTCCCCGAGAGCCTGGCCCTGCGCTGCATCACCGAGCGGGAGGACTGCCGCGACATCGTCATCCTGCGCCCCGGCGTGGCGAGCTGGAAGGACCTGCCCCAGGGCGCCCGGATCGGCACCAGCGCCCTGCGGCGCAAGGCCCAGCTGCTCCACCTGCGCCCCGACCTGAAGATGATCGATATTCGCGGCAACGTCCAGACCCGGATCCGCAAGCTGACCGAGGACAACCTCGACGCGGTGATCCTGGCTGCGGCCGGCATGAAGCGGCTCGGCTTCGAAACCCAGGTCAGCGAATACCTGCCGGTCGGCATCTCCCTGCCGGCCATCGGCCAGGGGGCCCTCGGTCTGGAGAGCCGCATCGACGACGACGAGACCAACGCCCTGATCGACTTCTTCAACCACCCGGAAACCGACTGGGCGGTGCGCGGCGAGCGGGCCTTCCTCAAGCGCCTCGAGGGCGGCTGCCAGGTTCCCATCGCCTGCCACGGCACCGTGGCCGACGGCCAGCTCACCCTGACCGGCCTGGTGGCCGACTGCGACGGCGTCAAGCTCCTGAAAAAGAGCATCGCCGGCCCGGTCGAAGAGTGCGAAAAGCTCGGCACCTCGATTGCCGACGACCTGCTGATCCAAGGCGCCGGCAAGATCCTCAACGAGGTCTACCAGCACGAAACCTTCAACGTCGAGAAGGAAGACGTCTGAGCTGCCTCAGGGCACGCCCGGAACGTCACCTTGCGGCTTGTCGCGGCCGGGGCGGAACCACCGTTCCGGCCGCCTTTCTTTGGGGATGAGGGGTTTTTGAAGGGAATTGTCTATCTGATCGGAGCCGGGCCCGGCGACCCGGGGCTGATGACCGTCAAGGGACTGGAGTGCCTGCGCCGCGCCGAGGTGGTGGTCTACGACTACCTGGCCAACCCGGCCTTTCTCGACGAGGCCCCCGAGGACGCCGAGCGGATCTACGTCGGCAAGCGCAAGGGCAAGCACCACCGTCCCCAGGAGGAGATCACCCGCCTGCTGGTAGAGAAGGCCCGCCTTGGCAAGGTCGTGGCACGGCTCAAGGGGGGCGACCCCTACGTCTTCGGACGGGGCGGGGAGGAGGCCCACACCCTGCACCTGGAAGGCATCCCCTTCGAGGTCATCCCCGGGGTGACCGCCGGCTTCGCCGCCGCCGCCTACGCCGGCATCCCCCTGACCCACCGCGACTACACCACCAGCCTCGGCCTGGTCACAGGCCACGAGACCCCCGCCAAGAAGATCTCCAGCATCGACTGGGACAGGCTCGCCACCGGGGTCGGAACCCTGGTCTTCTACATGGGCATGGCCAACCTGCCCCTGATCGTCGGGAAGCTGATGGCCCACGGCCGCTCACCCCAAACCCCCGTGGCGATCATCCGCTGGGCCACGACCCCCCACCAGAAGACCCTCGTCGCCACCCTGGGCACTGTCGAAGAGCGGGTCCACCAGGCCCAACTCAAGCCGCCGGCGGTGATCGTTGTCGGCGAAGTGGTCGGCCTACGCGAAAAACTGCGCTGGTTCGACAACCGCCCCCTGTTCGGCAAACGTATCCTCGTGACCCGCACCGCCGAGCAGGCAGGCAGCTTCACCAAACTGCTCGAGGCGCAGGGCGCCGAGGCCATCGCCTGCCCGGTAATCGCCATCGCCCCCCCGGCCGGCTGGGACGAACTGGACGGAGAAATCCGCGACCTGGGGAAGACCGACTTTCTGATCCTGACCTCGGCCAACGGCGTCGACGCCTTCTTTGCCCGCCTGGCCGTCGCCGGGCTCGACGTGCGGGCCCTCCACGGCGTACAGGTGGTCTCGGTCGGCCCGAAGACCTCTCAGACGATATCAGCCCGCGGCATCAGGCCCGATCTGGAGCCCGCCGAATTCCGGGCCGAAGCGGTTGTCGAGCTGCTGAAAAAAGAGGGCGTCTCCGGCAAGCGCGTTCTCTACCCCCGAGCCGAACTGGCCCGCAAGCTGATCCCGGCCGAGCTGGCCGCCGCCGGCGCCGACGTCCACGCCCCGGTCGCCTACCGCACCGTCCCGCCGGAAGGAGGGGGCGAGCGGATCCGCGACCTTCTCGCCGAGGGGGGCATCGACGCGGTGACCTTCACGTCCTCCTCCACGGTCGAGAACTTTCTCGACATGGTCGGCGAAGGCGCGCAGCGGCTGCTGGAGCGGGTGGATGTCTTTTCCATCGGCCCCCTGACCACCGCCACCGCCGAGCGCCGCGGCCTTTCGGTCTCCGCCCAGCCAGAGGCCTACACCCTGGAGGGGCTGATCGAGTCCATGGTAGAGTATTATCAATAACCTGCCCTGTTCGGGCATGTGGAACCCCATCTTCAACGCAAGGAGTTGACCATGTTTTTCCCCGAATTCCGTGCCCGCCGCCTGCGCCGCAACGAGACCATCCGCCGCATGGTGCGCGAGACCCACCTGCGGGTCGATGACCTCATCTATCCCATGTTCAGCGCCTTCGGGAAGGACATCCGCAACGAGATCCCCTCCATGCCCGGCATCTACCAGCAATCGATCGAACACATCGTCGCCGAGGCCCGTGAGGTCTTCGAACTCGGCATCCCGGCGGTGATCCTGTTCGGCATCCCCGAGCACAAGGACCCCGTCGGCCAGGACGCCTACAGCGACACAGGAATCATCCAGGAGACGATCCAGGCGATCAAGGAGGAGGTCCCCGGCCTGCTCGTGATCACCGACGTCTGCCTGTGCGAGTACACCGACCACGGCCACTGCGGCGTCATCAAGGACGGCGACGTGGACAACGACGAGACGCTCCGACTGCTCGCCGCCGAGGCCCTCTCCCACGCCCGAGCCGGGGCCGACATCGTCGCCCCGTCCGACATGATGGACGGACGGGTTGCGGCGATCCGCGAGATCCTCGACGCCAACGGCTTCGACCAGATCCCGGTCATGAGCTACGCCGTCAAGTATTCCAGCGCCTACTACGGGCCGTTCCGCGACGCCGCCGATTCGACCCCGCAGTTCGGCGACCGGCGCAGCTACCAGATGGACCCGGCCAACCGCATCGAGGCGTTTCGCGAAGCGGCCCTCGACGTCCAGGAATGCGCCGACTTCCTGATGGTCAAACCGGCCCTGGCCTACCTCGACATCCTGCGCGACATCAAGGAGCGCTTCGACCTGCCCCTGGTCGCCTACAACGTCTCCGGAGAGTACTCGATGATCAAGGCCGCCGCCGAGAAGGGCTGGATCGACGGCGACCGGGTGATGATGGAGACCCTGATCGGCATGAAGCGAGCCGGCGCCGACCTGATCATCACCTACCACGCCAAGGAGGCGGCCCGGCTCCTGGCGTCCTAGCCCTCTCCGCCCTGCTTCCAGAAGGGGGACCGTCGCCGTCGACGGTCCCCCTTTGGCGTTTTTGCAGTCTCCCGCCCCTTTTCGGCTCCCACCTTAACGATCTGTTATAATTGCCGAAAACAACGTGGACAGCCGCCATGCCGGAAGAGAAAACCCCACAGAAACTCACTCGCGCCGAGACCATCACCGCCCTGGCCCACTACTACCGGGCCGAGGTCCAGCGCAGCCTCGCCTGGCGCGAGCGCCTCGACCGCACCACCAACTGGGCGGTGGGGACCACCGCCGCCTTCCTCGGCTTCGGCTTCAGCCACCCCGAGTTCACCCACCCCTTCTTCGTCTTCGGCCTGGCCATCGTCTATATCCTGCTCTTCGTCGAGTCCCGCCGCTACCGATTTTTCGATGCCTACGAGTACCGGGTTCGCCTGTTGAATCAAAACTTCATCTACGGTATCCTTGCCGACGGCACCATGGCCGAGGAGGGAGGTCAGACCCACGACGCCTTCTGGCGCTCCGAACTCGCCTCGGACCTGCGCTACCCCCAGTACAAGATGGGCATGCGCAACGCCCTGGGACGGCGGCTTCAGGCGAACTACATCTTACTCTTCGCCGTGCTGCTCTCCGGCTGGCTGCTGAAGATCAAGGTTCACCCCCTCCCCGCCGAAAGCCTGGGCCAGTACCTGGAGCAGGCCTCCGTGGGAGGGCTTCCCGGGGCCCTGACCCTGATCGTCATGAGCCTCTTCGCCCTCCACCTCATCGTGCTGGTCCGGGTGGGGCGGCGCAGCGGAATGGGACAGGACATCCTTTTCCCCCAAAAGTGACCCCGCCCTGCATCGTATTCTCACCCCGAAAACCGAAACAGAACCGATGAGCGAATACTTCAGAGACACCCTCGGCAACGGCCTGCGGGTCATCACCGTTGAGATGCCCCACCTGCACAGCTGCGAAATGGCCTGCTACGTCGATGTGGGAAGCCGCCACGAAACCCCCGAACTGGCCGGCATCTGCCACTTCCTGGAGCACATCCTGTTTCGCGGCACCGCGGACTATCCCGAAAGCTACCGGCTTGAAAGGGCCTTCGAAGCCCTCGGCGGAGCGGTCAACGCCTCGACCGACTCGGAGTGCACCTGCTTCCACTCCCGGCTCCATCCACGCCACGTCCGGGAGGGGGCGGCCCTGTTCGCGTCCATGCTGTGCCGCCCCCTTTTCTCCGAATTGGAAATGGAGCGGCAAGTCATCATGGAGGAGGCCCTGGAAGAGCTCAACGAGCAGGGCGAGGACATCAGCCCCGACAACCTGTCCGCCCGCCTGCTCTGGCCCGGGCACCCCCTGAGCCTGCCGACCCTCGGCACCCGGGACTCCATCGCCCGAATCGGAGAGGAGGACCTGCGGCGCCACCACGCCGCCTTCTTCACCCCGGCCAGGACCGTTCTCGCCGTCGCCGGCAGGGTCTCCCGCAGCGACGTGGTGGCCGCGGCCGAATCGGCCTTCGGCGCCTGGGGGGCCGCCGCTGCCCACGAAAGCCCACCCGAGCCCCCCCCACAGCCCCCCGTCTCGCCGGCAACCTGCTGGGTCCGGGATTCGGACTCCCAGATCAACATGCAGCTCGCCTTTTCCCTGCCCGGCCGGGGCGACCCGCGCACCATCGACCTGCGGGTGCTGCGCTGGATCCTCTCCTGGGGGGGCGCCTCCCGGCTCATGCTGCGCCTGCGGGAAAAGCTGGGCCTGACCTACAGCGCCGATGCCAACCTCGCCCTCTTCGCCGACTGCGGCTGCCTGTCCATCGACATGGCCCTGGCCCCGGCCAAACTGGTCCCCGCGGTGAAGGAGACGATCGCCATCATCGAAGAGCTTCGGAATGAATTGGTGGGAAGCGAGGAACTGGAGGGAGTGGTGCAGGCTTTCCTCTTCGACCTGGACTTCAACCGCGACCATGTCGAGGCGGCCACGGCCCGTTTCGGGTGGGGCGAGATGGCGGCCTACCTGCGCACCTCCGAGCAGGACCGGCGGGAGGTAGCCGGGGTGACCCCGGAGAGGCTCCGGGAGACGGCCCGCGCCCTGCTCGGCCCGCAGCTGCGCAAGGCGGTCGTGGTCGGCCCCTACCGCCCGGAGGACCGGGACCGGGTGGAGCGCCTGCTGGCGGGCGACTGAAACCCTGGGCCCCGACCGCCCCGGAAGGCTCAGCCGATCTTGATGGTCTTGTAGAGGAAGTTCTTGAACTTATAAAAGGTCTTGCGCTCGAGCGGGTCGGCGCTCTTGGGGTCGCAGGCCCCGAGCAGCGACGCGATACGCGGCATGGTGCTCGCCCCGTGGGCCCGGGCCAATTCCACCACGGCCGCGACCACGTCGCGGGAAATGCGGCTCTCCGAGTAGGGCGCATGCACCCCGCTCCAGAAATCCCCCTCCCCGGCCTGAATGGCCCGGAAGATCTCCTCGGCGACCTGGTCGGTCAGGCGCTCTGCGGCTCCCTCCCGGGGCTGCGCATCATGCTCCCCGAAGGTATCGGCGATATCCTCCTCGGAAATCACGCGCCCCTTGCGAAAGAAGAGCGCCCTCAGCAGGATACTGCGCAACTCCCGAATGTTGCCGGTGTAGTGGTGGCGGGCCAGCAGGGCCTGGGCCTCCCGGCTGAGAACCGGGGCCTCGTCCTGCTCCTCGGGCGTCTTGTAAATCTGATAGAGCTTGCCCAGAAAATGGACCGCCAGGTCGGGAATGTCCTCGCGGCGGTGGTTCAGCGAGGGCACCTCGACGTGCAGTTCCGAGAGGCGGTGGTAGAGGTCCTCCCGGAAGCGACCCTCGGCGATCAGCTGACGCAGGTCCTTGTTGGTGGCGGCGATCACCAGAACCCTGGCATAGCGGGTGACGTTCTCCCCCAGGCGCACGAAGCCGCCGTTGTCCAGAAAACGCAGCAGCTGCACCTGGGTCTTGGGGTCGGCATCGCCGATCTCATCCAGGAAGACCACCCCCCCGTGGGCCTCTTCGAGGATCCCCTTGCGGTCGGTGTGGGCCCCGGTGAAGGCCCCCCGCTTGTGGCCGAACAGCTCCGAATATGTCAACTCGCCGCTGTAGGCGGCGATGTTGGTCTTCTTCACCGGCAACTCCCCCCGCGGGTTGACCTTGACCCGGTACATCTCGTTGAGCCGCGAGAAGATGTTGTTGAACAGGAACTCCTTGCCGCTGCCGGTATCGCCCGTGATCAGGATCGAGGGCATGCCCACCGTCGTCTCCTGGGAGCCGACATGGCTCCACAGTGCGATCCGGTTGAAGATCGGGGGGCAGATGCGCTGGATGAATTCGACGACCTCGCTGGCCTTGGTCGAGTTGCCGATGATGTTGCCGAGCTTATAGGAGGAGATCTTCGGGTCCTTGTAGCCGACGTCCGAACGCAGGCGGTTGACCTCCCCGGTCAGCTTCTCGATGCGCTGCAGATCGGAGAGGTGGCGGGAGATCATCCGCTCGATGATCTGCAGGATGCGCTTGTGCTCGTCGGTGAAGAAATGGGGGCGCAGGCTGTCGAGGCAGATCACGGCGATGACCTCCTCGTCGCAGACCACCGGGATGGCCAGCTCCCCCTTGACCACCTCGGTGATCTCCCGGTAAAAGCCGCCGGCGCCCTTCTCTCCGGCCGTGTCGGAGATCATCGCCGGGCGCCGGGTGTGAGCCGCGTAACCGGTCAGGCTGCGCTCTTTGGCGGGCAGCTCCTCCCCGCCGATGCGGATGGGAGGGATGTTCCGCTTCAGCCACTCCTTGCTCTTGGCCCCCACCAACTGCCCCTCGGCGTCCTCCACCACAAGCCAGCGCTCGCCGTCCCGCTCCTGGACGAGGGCGATGCTGCCGGTGTCGGCGCCGATGAGTTCCGTAGCCTTGGAGAGAATGCGGCCGAGAAACGGCTGCAGCCCCTCGAACTTCTCCTGCAACAGATCGCTGATCTCGGCGAGGACCTGGATCTCGACGTGTTCCCCGCCGATCTCCTGGATGACCCGTTCAGCCATCTCGGCATGGGCCTCGAGCAGTCCCTTTTCGAAGTCGCTGAACCGGTAGGCCCCCCGAGTGTAGTAGTTGACCAGGCAGATCACCCGGCGGGTGCGGGGCTCGTAGCGCGGCACGACGTAGAGGGAGCGAAGGCCCAGCGTCTCCGTGATGTAACGCTTCTGCAGGTTCTCCCCGGGCAGATTGGAGATGTAGAGCGGTGAGAGCAGGGTCTCGTCGACGATGACCCCGGCACTGTTGATATAGCGCGACAACAGGGACGATCCTGGCTCAAGGTTGATCAGCTTCTGGCCCTCGTAGAGCCGCCTCGCCTCCTTCTCCTCCGAATAGGAGGCGAGAATCTGCAGCCCTTCCTCGCCGGCTCCCGGCGCCAGGGGGGAGGGGATCAGCACCGAGGCCAGGGTGACCTTGTCGATGAGGCGCACCGCCGACTTGACCATGTAGAGGGCGGCCTCCTTCTTCTTGGCCTCGTCCACCCGGCGGGCGAGCACGATCTGCTGGTGGTACTTGCGGGCCTGATCGATGTGGGGAGCCACCTCCTTCAGGAAGGACTTCAGGACGTCGACCTGCTCCCCGCTGGGAAGCTGGCCCTTGCGGCCGCTGTCTACGCACAGCACCCCCATGGCCCGGCCCCGGCGGAGCAGGGGCAGGTGGTAGCTGGCGCGGATGGCGAAGCGCTCGGCCAAATCCAGGGCGAAGGGGCTGGAGAAGGAGATCACGTCATCGACCTGGGCCTCCTCCTGGTTGACGTAGACCCGGGAGACCAGGAATTCGGTCGTGTTGATAGGGAAGCTCTGCTCCCGGATGGCGTCGGCGAGCAGCCCCGAGGCCGCGGCGCACGAAAGGCTGCCGCTGGTGAGGTCCTCCAGGTAGACCCGGCAGCGGTTGCGCCGGGTAATGAGATTCACCGCATCGACCAGCACGTGGAGGATATCCTCCAGGTTTTCCTTGCCGTAGCTGCGGATCTTGCCGACCAGGCGGGAAAGGCTGGCTTCGATGGTTTTTTCCATAACGCCCCCAAGTGAGTAGTTCGTGTACTCAGGGGAGTATATAGCGCTTCAAGAGGCCCTGTCAAAGGCCCTTTTCGGCCGCCGGGGCAGACCCGAGAATATGCTTGCCAGTTTTCCTCAAAAGGTGTACCCCTATCGGCTCGACTTTCACCAAAGGAGATGAACCATGGGCATCCTTGCCAATACCGTAAACATCTGCCAGTTCCGGGTCACCGGGGCCCTCCCCGCCGGGGATCTTGCCGAATGGGCGGGCGAGTGCCTGGCCCGGAAGGGCTTTCGCCCCATCGACCAGGGCGCCGAGGAACTCTCGGTCGGCTGGGCCCACATCGACGATCCCCAGAGGAGCGATTTCGCCGACTCCGGGGTCTTCAGCCGCGACCACTACCTGGCCTTCACCCTGCGCCGCGACCAGCGCCGGATTCCCGCCGCTCTGTTCAAGACCTATTTCAATCAGGCCCAGAGCGAGTTCCTGGCGGCCACTCCGGGGCTGCAGCGGGTTCCCAAGCAGAAGAAGGAAGAGCTGCGCGACGCGGTGCGCCTCTCCCTGTTCGCCCGCACCCTGCCCGCCCCCTCCTTCTACGACGCGGTCTGGGACACCCGCACCGGCCTGGTCAGCTTCACCAGCCTCAGCCCCCAGGTCGTGGAACTGTTCGAGAACCAGTTCAAGCAAAGCTTCGAGGGGCTGCGCCTGGTGACCGTCCATCCCTACGACCGGGCCGAAGCGGTGCTGGACGAGGCGCTGAAGCCGGCCCTGGCCAAGGCCAACGGGGCCGGGAGCGAGACCGTCCTCGACCTGATCCAGGGCAACCGCTGGCTGGGCAGGGACTTCCTGCACT comes from the Desulfuromonas sp. genome and includes:
- the ccsB gene encoding c-type cytochrome biogenesis protein CcsB; the encoded protein is MSVNLLLFKITLLLYSLSTIGYLVNVITQNEKAGKIARWLLVGGFGVHCATLVARYIEAGYTPVANLHESLSFFAWTIVGIFLLFDLRYRLAVLGAFTSPLALVLMLGAVAAPQEVRELNPLLDSRWFPVHVTLAFSGYAVFALSFAAGVMYLIQERMLKSKKFSALYYRLPSLSTLDSINYKCLTFGFPLMTMGIITGAMWANSAWGGYWRWDPKETWALVVWFLYAALLHGRMSIGWRGRRAAIFAIIGFLCLLFSFLGVNWLLSGEHSFRALGGS
- the hemA gene encoding glutamyl-tRNA reductase, encoding MNIIVVGLSHKTAPVEIRERVAFPPTAMEKPLRELAALPAISEAVIVSTCNRVELYATSRDAETGVVQLKRFLAEHHYIPLDELDAHLYEVRGEEAIHHVFRVAASLDSMVIGEPQILGQIKTAYGYATEFKTAGLILNRFLHKAFSVAKRVRTETKIASNAVSVSFAAVELSRKIFDTIDDKTVMLIGAGEMCELAARHFVNNGVSKVLVTNRTFERAEKLAEEFQGRAIAFDDFPDHLHQVDIVLTSTGAPNFILGHKKVEEVIRQRKNKPMFFIDIAVPRDIDPKVNKVPNVYLYDVDDLQGVVQANLKERHKEAKKAEGIVDQEIGQFHKWLASLELKPTIVSLRRKIEEIRRGELEKTFANLKDLDKKEKKAIEALTSAIINKVLHRPTTVLKQTQNDASGDSYVDAVRVLFDLEPPQPDGEEKPLPDPSEKP
- the hemC gene encoding hydroxymethylbilane synthase — its product is MSKTTLRIGTRASQLALWQANWVKSELENRHPGLEVTLTKIKTQGDKILDVPLAMVGGKGLFVKEIEEAMLRDEIDIAVHSMKDVPTVFPESLALRCITEREDCRDIVILRPGVASWKDLPQGARIGTSALRRKAQLLHLRPDLKMIDIRGNVQTRIRKLTEDNLDAVILAAAGMKRLGFETQVSEYLPVGISLPAIGQGALGLESRIDDDETNALIDFFNHPETDWAVRGERAFLKRLEGGCQVPIACHGTVADGQLTLTGLVADCDGVKLLKKSIAGPVEECEKLGTSIADDLLIQGAGKILNEVYQHETFNVEKEDV
- the cobA gene encoding uroporphyrinogen-III C-methyltransferase, translating into MKGIVYLIGAGPGDPGLMTVKGLECLRRAEVVVYDYLANPAFLDEAPEDAERIYVGKRKGKHHRPQEEITRLLVEKARLGKVVARLKGGDPYVFGRGGEEAHTLHLEGIPFEVIPGVTAGFAAAAYAGIPLTHRDYTTSLGLVTGHETPAKKISSIDWDRLATGVGTLVFYMGMANLPLIVGKLMAHGRSPQTPVAIIRWATTPHQKTLVATLGTVEERVHQAQLKPPAVIVVGEVVGLREKLRWFDNRPLFGKRILVTRTAEQAGSFTKLLEAQGAEAIACPVIAIAPPAGWDELDGEIRDLGKTDFLILTSANGVDAFFARLAVAGLDVRALHGVQVVSVGPKTSQTISARGIRPDLEPAEFRAEAVVELLKKEGVSGKRVLYPRAELARKLIPAELAAAGADVHAPVAYRTVPPEGGGERIRDLLAEGGIDAVTFTSSSTVENFLDMVGEGAQRLLERVDVFSIGPLTTATAERRGLSVSAQPEAYTLEGLIESMVEYYQ
- the hemB gene encoding porphobilinogen synthase, with amino-acid sequence MFFPEFRARRLRRNETIRRMVRETHLRVDDLIYPMFSAFGKDIRNEIPSMPGIYQQSIEHIVAEAREVFELGIPAVILFGIPEHKDPVGQDAYSDTGIIQETIQAIKEEVPGLLVITDVCLCEYTDHGHCGVIKDGDVDNDETLRLLAAEALSHARAGADIVAPSDMMDGRVAAIREILDANGFDQIPVMSYAVKYSSAYYGPFRDAADSTPQFGDRRSYQMDPANRIEAFREAALDVQECADFLMVKPALAYLDILRDIKERFDLPLVAYNVSGEYSMIKAAAEKGWIDGDRVMMETLIGMKRAGADLIITYHAKEAARLLAS
- a CDS encoding DUF2270 domain-containing protein gives rise to the protein MPEEKTPQKLTRAETITALAHYYRAEVQRSLAWRERLDRTTNWAVGTTAAFLGFGFSHPEFTHPFFVFGLAIVYILLFVESRRYRFFDAYEYRVRLLNQNFIYGILADGTMAEEGGQTHDAFWRSELASDLRYPQYKMGMRNALGRRLQANYILLFAVLLSGWLLKIKVHPLPAESLGQYLEQASVGGLPGALTLIVMSLFALHLIVLVRVGRRSGMGQDILFPQK
- a CDS encoding pitrilysin family protein, with the translated sequence MSEYFRDTLGNGLRVITVEMPHLHSCEMACYVDVGSRHETPELAGICHFLEHILFRGTADYPESYRLERAFEALGGAVNASTDSECTCFHSRLHPRHVREGAALFASMLCRPLFSELEMERQVIMEEALEELNEQGEDISPDNLSARLLWPGHPLSLPTLGTRDSIARIGEEDLRRHHAAFFTPARTVLAVAGRVSRSDVVAAAESAFGAWGAAAAHESPPEPPPQPPVSPATCWVRDSDSQINMQLAFSLPGRGDPRTIDLRVLRWILSWGGASRLMLRLREKLGLTYSADANLALFADCGCLSIDMALAPAKLVPAVKETIAIIEELRNELVGSEELEGVVQAFLFDLDFNRDHVEAATARFGWGEMAAYLRTSEQDRREVAGVTPERLRETARALLGPQLRKAVVVGPYRPEDRDRVERLLAGD
- a CDS encoding GPMC system transcriptional regulator, with product MEKTIEASLSRLVGKIRSYGKENLEDILHVLVDAVNLITRRNRCRVYLEDLTSGSLSCAAASGLLADAIREQSFPINTTEFLVSRVYVNQEEAQVDDVISFSSPFALDLAERFAIRASYHLPLLRRGRAMGVLCVDSGRKGQLPSGEQVDVLKSFLKEVAPHIDQARKYHQQIVLARRVDEAKKKEAALYMVKSAVRLIDKVTLASVLIPSPLAPGAGEEGLQILASYSEEKEARRLYEGQKLINLEPGSSLLSRYINSAGVIVDETLLSPLYISNLPGENLQKRYITETLGLRSLYVVPRYEPRTRRVICLVNYYTRGAYRFSDFEKGLLEAHAEMAERVIQEIGGEHVEIQVLAEISDLLQEKFEGLQPFLGRILSKATELIGADTGSIALVQERDGERWLVVEDAEGQLVGAKSKEWLKRNIPPIRIGGEELPAKERSLTGYAAHTRRPAMISDTAGEKGAGGFYREITEVVKGELAIPVVCDEEVIAVICLDSLRPHFFTDEHKRILQIIERMISRHLSDLQRIEKLTGEVNRLRSDVGYKDPKISSYKLGNIIGNSTKASEVVEFIQRICPPIFNRIALWSHVGSQETTVGMPSILITGDTGSGKEFLFNNIFSRLNEMYRVKVNPRGELPVKKTNIAAYSGELTYSELFGHKRGAFTGAHTDRKGILEEAHGGVVFLDEIGDADPKTQVQLLRFLDNGGFVRLGENVTRYARVLVIAATNKDLRQLIAEGRFREDLYHRLSELHVEVPSLNHRREDIPDLAVHFLGKLYQIYKTPEEQDEAPVLSREAQALLARHHYTGNIRELRSILLRALFFRKGRVISEEDIADTFGEHDAQPREGAAERLTDQVAEEIFRAIQAGEGDFWSGVHAPYSESRISRDVVAAVVELARAHGASTMPRIASLLGACDPKSADPLERKTFYKFKNFLYKTIKIG
- the rdgC gene encoding recombination-associated protein RdgC, which translates into the protein MGILANTVNICQFRVTGALPAGDLAEWAGECLARKGFRPIDQGAEELSVGWAHIDDPQRSDFADSGVFSRDHYLAFTLRRDQRRIPAALFKTYFNQAQSEFLAATPGLQRVPKQKKEELRDAVRLSLFARTLPAPSFYDAVWDTRTGLVSFTSLSPQVVELFENQFKQSFEGLRLVTVHPYDRAEAVLDEALKPALAKANGAGSETVLDLIQGNRWLGRDFLHWLLYQSLNGASEYRVSRPGPALEDEGFVAYLDDRLTLVGDAESGQQKVTVAGPQDRFSEVRTALHRGKEILEARLHIEKREQEWTLTLKGELFQFSSFKAPAVQLERDEMTDPGREREAVFYERMYLLEEGMQLFDSLFAAFLRERLGGTWPEQEKLMGEWLAEEEA